One segment of Fibrobacter sp. UWR3 DNA contains the following:
- a CDS encoding MlaD family protein, which yields MKFKPVKQINWMEVSGLLVGVFFTVAIMVFALVLYTTLFTSGMIGVEEYHLHSTFEKALGLRPGTRVQISGVDVGQISDMEIKDNGVYMEFTLRKQFQSWITDSATVYAIRDQNLISARVVTIEARKGVGRILEDGDFLPPGRAQDIETVLETANELLGRVNLLIDAADTLVAMAMDTGTTVGALFGSRALYDNLNTQLRRLNDITLAGKSALFKTSNLLDTLHSSVPGLLHKVDGITDDVSGMMTELKPLPGKVDNLMGNVEGMMGKIDGTMGKVDGLLKEVGQVTSGLSDFMESTEQTLQNADDLMTGISNMWIIRRSMPSKDSVPFMVETLW from the coding sequence ATGAAATTCAAACCCGTAAAGCAAATCAACTGGATGGAGGTTTCCGGCCTCCTGGTAGGCGTATTCTTTACGGTCGCTATCATGGTTTTTGCACTAGTCCTCTACACCACGCTGTTCACGAGCGGCATGATCGGCGTGGAGGAATACCACCTGCACAGTACTTTTGAAAAGGCGCTCGGCCTCAGGCCCGGTACCCGCGTCCAGATTAGCGGTGTCGACGTTGGCCAGATTTCAGACATGGAAATCAAGGACAACGGCGTGTACATGGAGTTCACCCTCCGCAAGCAGTTCCAGAGCTGGATTACCGACAGCGCGACAGTTTACGCCATCCGCGACCAGAACCTGATTTCGGCCCGCGTGGTGACCATCGAAGCCCGCAAGGGCGTGGGCCGCATCCTCGAGGACGGCGACTTCCTGCCTCCGGGAAGGGCACAAGATATCGAGACCGTGCTTGAAACGGCCAACGAGCTGCTCGGGCGCGTGAACCTGCTTATCGACGCAGCCGATACGCTTGTCGCCATGGCGATGGATACGGGAACGACAGTAGGCGCCCTGTTCGGATCGCGCGCACTGTACGACAACCTGAACACGCAGTTGCGCCGACTCAACGACATTACACTCGCAGGCAAGAGCGCCCTGTTCAAGACATCCAACCTCCTCGACACGCTCCACAGCAGCGTGCCCGGCCTGTTGCACAAGGTCGACGGCATCACGGACGATGTTTCCGGCATGATGACCGAACTCAAGCCGCTGCCCGGCAAGGTCGACAACCTGATGGGCAACGTAGAAGGCATGATGGGCAAGATCGACGGGACAATGGGCAAGGTCGACGGACTCCTGAAGGAAGTGGGCCAGGTGACCTCCGGACTTTCGGACTTCATGGAATCGACCGAACAGACTTTGCAGAACGCCGACGACCTGATGACCGGCATCTCGAACATGTGGATTATCCGCAGGTCCATGCCTAGCAAGGATTCCGTGCCCTTCATGGTGGAGACGCTATGGTAA
- a CDS encoding M18 family aminopeptidase, producing the protein MDFFEFLDNSVTPSHTVAGLVSAFRAAGFRLYEPMMPARIEPGEGYCIVWDSSLIAVRVPKSVSQFPGFRIALAHTDFPTLKITPHPDRVSCGVQTLHPEIYGSPIFTSWLDRDLGYAGVLAYAEGGEVRLKTFRGDKLFRIPQLAVHLNRGVNQDGLKVNPQTDLDALWSVVTGEKFEDTLRAEIPEGAKLLDFDVQLFDAQKAARGGFHDEWIYSGRLDNLSSCHAIAEAFVASEPLENDFAVACFFNNEEVGSTTREGAGGNFLKSVLDSIVPNVDALLASNSLALSIDMAHAVHPNFPQKHEQNHAPILGGGIVLKTNSQKRYASDVYSSARFKLLCEQANINCQTFVMRNDMPCGSTVGPTVSAALGIPTVDIGEPMLSMHSIREMTAAKDHADMISLLKEFYREKA; encoded by the coding sequence ATGGATTTTTTTGAATTCCTGGACAATTCGGTCACCCCTTCGCATACGGTCGCGGGTCTGGTTTCCGCCTTTCGGGCGGCCGGGTTCCGCCTCTACGAACCCATGATGCCGGCAAGGATTGAACCCGGCGAGGGCTACTGCATTGTGTGGGATTCGTCCCTGATTGCCGTCCGTGTCCCCAAGAGCGTGAGCCAGTTCCCCGGGTTCCGCATTGCGCTTGCCCATACGGATTTCCCGACCCTGAAGATTACGCCACATCCCGACCGGGTTTCCTGTGGCGTGCAGACGCTCCACCCCGAAATATACGGCAGCCCGATTTTCACGAGCTGGCTGGACCGCGACCTGGGATACGCGGGCGTTCTCGCCTATGCGGAAGGCGGCGAGGTGCGACTCAAGACTTTCCGTGGCGACAAGCTGTTCCGCATACCGCAGTTGGCAGTCCACCTGAACCGTGGCGTGAACCAGGACGGCCTGAAGGTCAATCCCCAGACGGACCTTGATGCCCTGTGGAGCGTGGTTACGGGCGAAAAGTTCGAGGACACCCTGCGGGCGGAAATCCCGGAAGGCGCGAAGTTGCTCGACTTTGACGTGCAGCTGTTCGATGCGCAGAAGGCGGCCCGTGGCGGGTTCCATGACGAGTGGATTTATTCGGGAAGGCTCGACAACCTCTCGAGCTGCCACGCGATTGCCGAGGCGTTTGTCGCTTCGGAACCGCTCGAAAACGACTTTGCCGTTGCCTGCTTCTTCAATAACGAGGAAGTCGGTTCCACGACCCGCGAAGGTGCGGGCGGGAACTTCCTGAAGAGCGTGCTGGATTCTATCGTCCCGAATGTCGATGCGCTCCTGGCGTCCAATTCGCTTGCGCTTTCCATCGACATGGCGCATGCGGTGCACCCGAACTTCCCACAGAAGCACGAGCAGAACCATGCCCCGATTCTGGGTGGCGGAATCGTATTGAAGACAAATTCGCAAAAGCGCTACGCGAGCGACGTGTATTCCAGTGCCCGCTTCAAGTTGCTTTGCGAACAAGCGAACATCAATTGCCAGACCTTCGTGATGCGTAACGACATGCCCTGCGGCTCAACGGTCGGGCCTACGGTATCTGCGGCTCTCGGAATTCCGACGGTCGATATCGGCGAGCCCATGCTCAGCATGCACAGCATCCGCGAGATGACTGCGGCGAAGGACCATGCCGATATGATCAGTCTTCTGAAGGAGTTCTACCGCGAAAAAGCTTGA
- a CDS encoding RNA methyltransferase produces MSEENKRTVRSTLTRKFGVSEKKDERRPRKDDGEGKKFGDRPTFGGRSDGERAGFRSDRPRGLREDGSKREEFGRRGEGDGRFDRERRPRRFGDRPFGRREGGRFGDRFGKRGDRPFRSFDGAENAPVYRQRPEQKEAVIDENIDEAALEARAAQAETAPESAGNPPWFRKLLAITTEKGREREGRFLGEGVHVVDELVTKHREIVIAIYVAEDFENEALIEKINDADITIHVLEADKMKQISSTVTTQGIIAHCRIANTKPVYEASRSVITLVDAVQDPGNLGTLFRTSLGFGSDGMVLGRGTVSPFNPKVVRGSSGTFLRVPFEFDIDLIDHINFLRSKGYTIIATDLHAKQTLRDIPARKLRKMAFLVGNEGAGTNPYFIEIADETVKIPMSSELESLNVSVAHGILSYEAAQIQEELK; encoded by the coding sequence ATGAGCGAAGAAAACAAGCGCACAGTGAGATCGACTCTTACCCGCAAGTTCGGGGTGAGCGAGAAGAAGGACGAACGCCGCCCGCGCAAGGACGACGGTGAAGGCAAGAAGTTCGGTGACCGTCCTACCTTTGGTGGCCGTAGCGATGGTGAACGCGCCGGGTTCCGTTCGGACCGCCCGCGTGGCCTGCGTGAAGACGGCAGCAAGCGCGAGGAATTTGGCAGGCGTGGCGAAGGCGATGGACGTTTCGACCGTGAACGCCGCCCGCGCCGCTTTGGCGACCGCCCCTTCGGCCGTCGCGAAGGTGGACGTTTCGGGGACCGTTTTGGCAAGCGTGGCGACCGCCCGTTCCGCAGTTTTGACGGTGCGGAGAACGCTCCGGTTTACCGCCAGCGCCCCGAGCAGAAGGAGGCCGTTATTGACGAGAACATTGACGAGGCCGCACTCGAAGCCCGCGCCGCCCAGGCAGAAACAGCTCCGGAAAGCGCCGGCAACCCGCCTTGGTTCCGCAAGCTCCTCGCCATCACGACCGAGAAGGGCCGTGAACGCGAAGGCCGATTCCTGGGCGAAGGCGTGCACGTTGTAGACGAACTTGTCACCAAGCACAGGGAAATCGTCATTGCCATCTACGTGGCCGAGGACTTCGAGAACGAAGCCCTCATCGAGAAGATTAACGATGCCGACATTACCATCCACGTGCTGGAAGCCGACAAGATGAAGCAGATTTCCTCCACGGTCACGACGCAGGGAATCATTGCGCATTGCCGCATCGCGAACACGAAGCCCGTTTACGAGGCGAGCCGCAGCGTGATTACGCTCGTGGATGCAGTGCAGGATCCGGGTAACCTCGGTACGCTCTTCCGCACGAGCCTCGGGTTCGGTTCCGACGGCATGGTGCTTGGCCGCGGTACGGTGAGCCCGTTCAACCCGAAGGTGGTGCGCGGTTCCTCGGGAACGTTCCTGCGCGTGCCCTTCGAGTTCGATATCGACCTCATCGACCATATCAACTTCCTGCGCAGCAAGGGCTACACGATTATCGCGACCGACCTGCATGCAAAGCAGACGCTTCGCGACATTCCCGCACGCAAGCTTCGCAAGATGGCTTTCCTCGTGGGTAACGAGGGCGCGGGCACAAACCCGTACTTCATCGAGATTGCCGACGAGACGGTGAAGATCCCGATGAGCAGCGAGCTCGAATCCCTCAACGTTTCCGTGGCTCACGGCATCCTCAGTTACGAGGCAGCCCAGATCCAGGAGGAACTCAAGTAA
- a CDS encoding T9SS type A sorting domain-containing protein, producing the protein MGNFFRPAGAILAIAGASLAVHAATGEGDFSWSNVSMGGGGFVSAVIASPVEKNVFYARTDVGGAYRWNEETKRWESMMDWVDVSELGLLGIEAIAVDPKDEGKVYMMAGTSYFSNARSALLRSTDYGKSWEVHYTWDSTGAKGGVVMDFGVHGNGMGRGNGEALAIDPNNTDIMFYGSRRSGLWKSNDNGSTWSHVDSWTAAAGSDTTWNGSGFSFVQFAPGSSSTLYAGFLREGSTAKSTFENVFTSTDAGKTWKPLPVPDALRTTAGGAKVRLMPQRAVVSKDGGTLTVTFADGAGPHSMGWDEGWGMIYDGFGRGAVLQCDIATLTWTDVSPEDYIDDGNTGASEYDNADYADMENYTYIAPYGGISINPEDPNEMVVTTEGYRGPQFWYIATDGEDGKWSDQWGSNIFRTTDGGKTWVASFKYYWMEGGYYPTVKQMDENGIGWMQGGSIHWSGSAAIDPFNPKRVFVSSGNGIFRCDNMDDYEVIPAGTFDSTTNYYYSSDEAVQGQVWHFNAHGIEETVPYEVVSIPGGPLVSVIADYDGFRHEDISKFPAHRHLTSVSGTNTSLGSTWALAYAPKSGTLVKVSATRAYEGQYNDVPIDPVQVSKDSGRTWSVATYGSLDKNYKEGTVAISTDGSTIVWVPGSGTTTVYRQVNSGWETVSGIDNASFVVGDPENASVFYAYNRTTGEFFRSEDKGGTFTKVSEPGKSNDKKFRAIPGYEGDLWLPIAERNETGDPVTGKLLHSTDGGKSWTPAEGIGYCEAVGYGKPKAAGGYPAIYAFGKVGETVGVFGSDDAGKTWTRVNDDGHEYGGLANGEFVMGDMNTYGVVYMSTAGRGIAARVPSDWNMGSSESGGTTAIARKAKPEGFGSVNYRNGNLEFVLSNASMRLTVFDMRGKNVYDNTFAKSGSVPVRSLAKSKGTYYVRATSNGKMLLSTRIAITR; encoded by the coding sequence ATGGGTAACTTTTTCAGGCCCGCAGGCGCAATTCTCGCCATCGCGGGTGCATCTCTCGCCGTCCACGCAGCGACCGGCGAGGGCGATTTCAGCTGGAGCAACGTGAGCATGGGCGGCGGCGGGTTCGTTAGCGCCGTTATCGCCTCGCCCGTCGAAAAGAACGTATTCTACGCGCGCACCGACGTGGGCGGCGCATACCGCTGGAACGAAGAAACCAAGCGCTGGGAATCCATGATGGACTGGGTCGACGTGAGCGAACTCGGCCTGCTCGGGATCGAGGCCATCGCGGTTGACCCGAAGGACGAAGGCAAGGTGTACATGATGGCGGGCACGAGCTACTTCAGCAACGCCCGCAGCGCCCTCCTGCGTTCTACGGACTACGGCAAGAGCTGGGAAGTGCACTACACCTGGGATTCCACGGGCGCGAAGGGCGGCGTGGTGATGGATTTCGGCGTTCACGGCAACGGCATGGGCCGCGGGAACGGCGAAGCGCTCGCCATCGACCCGAACAATACCGACATCATGTTCTACGGCTCGAGAAGGTCCGGGCTCTGGAAATCAAACGACAACGGTTCCACCTGGAGCCACGTAGATTCCTGGACCGCGGCCGCCGGGAGCGACACCACCTGGAACGGCTCCGGGTTCAGCTTCGTGCAGTTCGCGCCGGGCAGTTCCAGCACGCTCTACGCCGGGTTCCTGCGCGAAGGGAGCACGGCAAAATCCACGTTCGAAAACGTGTTCACCTCGACCGACGCGGGCAAGACCTGGAAACCGCTCCCGGTTCCCGACGCGCTCCGCACTACCGCGGGTGGCGCGAAGGTCCGCCTGATGCCGCAGCGCGCGGTAGTCTCGAAGGACGGCGGCACGCTCACCGTCACGTTCGCAGACGGCGCGGGCCCGCATTCCATGGGCTGGGACGAAGGCTGGGGCATGATATACGACGGGTTCGGCCGCGGTGCGGTACTGCAGTGCGATATCGCGACGCTCACCTGGACCGACGTATCGCCGGAAGACTACATCGACGACGGCAACACGGGCGCGTCGGAATACGACAACGCCGACTACGCCGACATGGAAAACTACACCTACATTGCACCCTACGGCGGCATATCCATCAATCCGGAAGACCCGAACGAGATGGTCGTCACCACAGAAGGCTACCGCGGCCCGCAGTTCTGGTACATCGCCACCGACGGCGAAGACGGCAAGTGGAGCGACCAGTGGGGTTCCAACATCTTCCGCACCACGGACGGCGGCAAGACATGGGTCGCAAGCTTCAAGTACTACTGGATGGAAGGCGGCTACTACCCCACCGTCAAGCAGATGGACGAGAACGGAATCGGCTGGATGCAGGGAGGTTCCATCCACTGGTCGGGCAGCGCGGCAATCGACCCGTTCAACCCCAAGCGCGTATTCGTGAGTTCCGGCAACGGCATTTTCCGCTGCGACAACATGGACGACTACGAGGTGATACCTGCGGGAACGTTCGATTCCACGACAAACTACTACTATTCGAGCGACGAGGCGGTCCAGGGCCAGGTATGGCACTTCAACGCACACGGCATCGAGGAGACCGTCCCCTACGAGGTGGTAAGCATTCCCGGAGGCCCGCTAGTTTCCGTCATCGCCGACTATGACGGATTCAGGCACGAGGACATCTCGAAGTTCCCCGCCCACAGGCACCTCACCTCCGTCTCGGGCACCAACACCTCCCTCGGTTCCACGTGGGCACTCGCCTACGCCCCGAAATCGGGAACGCTCGTGAAGGTGAGCGCCACCCGCGCCTACGAAGGGCAGTACAACGACGTGCCCATCGACCCAGTGCAGGTCTCGAAGGATTCCGGTCGCACCTGGAGCGTAGCCACCTACGGGAGCCTCGACAAGAACTACAAGGAAGGCACGGTCGCAATTTCTACCGACGGAAGCACCATCGTCTGGGTACCGGGTAGCGGGACAACCACCGTTTACCGCCAGGTAAATTCCGGATGGGAAACCGTATCGGGAATCGACAACGCGTCATTCGTCGTGGGCGACCCCGAAAACGCAAGCGTGTTCTATGCATACAACCGAACAACGGGAGAATTTTTCAGGAGCGAAGACAAGGGCGGCACTTTCACGAAGGTGAGCGAACCCGGCAAGAGCAACGACAAGAAGTTCCGCGCCATCCCGGGATACGAAGGCGACCTCTGGCTCCCTATCGCCGAAAGGAACGAGACCGGCGACCCCGTGACAGGCAAGCTGCTCCACTCCACCGACGGCGGCAAGAGCTGGACACCCGCAGAGGGCATCGGCTACTGCGAGGCCGTAGGCTACGGGAAGCCTAAGGCTGCAGGCGGCTACCCCGCAATCTACGCGTTCGGCAAGGTGGGTGAAACCGTAGGCGTGTTCGGGAGCGACGATGCAGGCAAGACATGGACCCGCGTGAACGACGACGGGCACGAATACGGCGGGCTCGCGAACGGCGAGTTCGTGATGGGCGACATGAATACCTACGGAGTCGTCTACATGAGCACGGCGGGCAGGGGAATCGCGGCACGCGTCCCGAGCGACTGGAACATGGGCTCGAGCGAATCCGGCGGAACGACAGCGATTGCCCGGAAGGCAAAGCCCGAAGGATTCGGGAGCGTAAACTACAGGAACGGCAACCTGGAATTCGTGCTGAGCAACGCAAGCATGCGCCTGACCGTATTCGACATGCGCGGGAAAAACGTGTACGACAACACCTTCGCAAAGTCGGGCAGCGTACCCGTAAGGAGCCTCGCGAAATCGAAGGGCACGTACTACGTGAGGGCGACAAGCAACGGCAAGATGCTGCTCAGCACCCGCATTGCAATAACACGATAA
- the dxs gene encoding 1-deoxy-D-xylulose-5-phosphate synthase — protein MELKDVKSPQDIKHCSVEELNCLAKQVRDTIIGQVSKHGGHLASSLGVVELTLALHYVFNAPEDKIVWDVGHQAYVHKLLTGRYDRFETLRQQGGISGFLKRNESEYDCFGAGHATTSISAALGFAVARNHFNRKNNVVAVIGDGSMTGGMAYEALNNAGISKQNMTIILNDNRMSIAPNVGGFSKYLNRVISDPVYNKMRSDLDRLMKRLPGVLGSRFRDLFLQVESAAKNAVKPGAFFEDLGIRYFGPIDGHDINELIMILERVKSQPGPCIVHVLTEKGRGLDAAEKNPTKFHGTGPFDPESGLPLSPGSPNPSLTSVFGKTLLELAKKDNRIMGITAAMPTGCGMDIVAKELPDRVIDVGIAEEHAVTFAAGLACDGVVPVVAIYSSFMQRAYDQIMHDIALQNLHVVLVLDRAGLVGADGPTHHGAYDLSFLRTVPGLTLMAPSNENELRDMITASIDMEGPVAIRYPRGTALAETLNPPAGPFDAKLPKVLEQGKDILLLGAGFMTNELKKTAKVLKENGYNPTLVDARIIKPLDTETYRSLFETHKVIVTLEDNTLIGGYGSAVMELMADLGITDKKLFRFGLPDRFVEQGEIQNLYKLLKIDGESVAKQLMERL, from the coding sequence ATGGAACTTAAGGACGTAAAGTCTCCCCAGGACATTAAGCACTGTTCCGTCGAGGAACTGAACTGCCTTGCGAAGCAGGTGCGCGATACGATTATCGGGCAGGTTTCCAAGCACGGCGGTCACCTGGCTTCGAGCCTGGGGGTGGTGGAACTCACGCTTGCGCTGCACTACGTGTTCAACGCTCCCGAAGACAAGATTGTCTGGGACGTGGGTCACCAGGCGTACGTGCACAAGCTATTGACGGGCCGTTACGACCGGTTCGAGACGCTCCGCCAGCAGGGCGGCATCTCGGGCTTTTTGAAGCGTAACGAGAGCGAGTACGACTGCTTTGGCGCGGGTCATGCGACTACGTCCATCTCTGCGGCTCTCGGCTTTGCAGTAGCGCGTAACCACTTTAACCGCAAGAACAACGTGGTGGCTGTCATCGGTGACGGTTCCATGACGGGTGGCATGGCCTACGAGGCCCTGAACAACGCGGGCATCTCGAAGCAGAACATGACTATCATCCTGAACGACAACAGGATGAGCATCGCCCCGAACGTGGGCGGGTTCAGCAAGTACCTGAACCGCGTAATTTCGGACCCGGTCTACAACAAGATGCGTTCGGACCTGGACCGCCTGATGAAGCGCCTGCCGGGCGTGCTCGGTAGCCGGTTCCGTGACCTGTTCTTGCAGGTGGAGTCCGCCGCGAAGAACGCGGTGAAGCCGGGCGCCTTCTTCGAGGACCTGGGCATCCGCTACTTCGGCCCCATCGACGGTCACGACATCAACGAGCTTATCATGATTCTCGAGCGAGTGAAGTCGCAGCCCGGCCCGTGCATTGTGCACGTGCTTACCGAGAAGGGCCGCGGTCTCGATGCCGCCGAGAAGAACCCGACCAAGTTCCACGGTACGGGGCCGTTCGACCCCGAGAGCGGGCTTCCGCTTTCTCCGGGCAGCCCGAACCCCTCGCTCACGAGCGTGTTCGGCAAGACGCTCCTGGAACTTGCGAAGAAGGACAACCGCATCATGGGCATTACTGCCGCGATGCCTACGGGCTGCGGCATGGACATTGTCGCGAAGGAACTGCCCGACCGCGTGATAGACGTGGGCATTGCGGAAGAGCATGCGGTGACGTTTGCCGCGGGCCTTGCCTGCGATGGCGTCGTGCCCGTGGTCGCAATCTACTCGAGCTTCATGCAGCGCGCCTACGACCAGATTATGCACGATATCGCGCTCCAGAACCTGCATGTGGTGCTGGTGCTCGACCGCGCTGGCCTTGTGGGTGCCGACGGCCCTACGCACCATGGTGCATACGACCTTTCGTTCCTGCGCACCGTGCCCGGGCTTACGCTCATGGCGCCCAGTAACGAGAACGAACTTAGGGATATGATAACTGCCTCCATCGACATGGAAGGCCCTGTCGCTATCCGCTATCCCCGCGGGACGGCTCTTGCCGAAACGCTCAATCCCCCTGCAGGCCCCTTCGACGCGAAACTCCCGAAGGTGCTCGAACAGGGCAAGGATATCCTGCTCCTCGGGGCAGGCTTCATGACAAACGAACTCAAGAAGACTGCGAAGGTCCTTAAAGAAAACGGCTACAATCCCACGCTTGTGGATGCACGAATCATAAAGCCGCTCGATACGGAAACCTACCGCAGCCTGTTCGAAACCCACAAGGTCATTGTCACTCTGGAAGACAATACCCTTATCGGCGGATATGGTTCCGCCGTGATGGAACTCATGGCCGATCTCGGAATTACGGACAAGAAGTTGTTCCGCTTCGGGCTGCCGGACCGTTTTGTGGAACAGGGCGAAATCCAGAACCTGTACAAACTCTTGAAAATTGACGGTGAATCCGTCGCCAAGCAATTGATGGAAAGACTATGA
- the pyrF gene encoding orotidine-5'-phosphate decarboxylase, protein MANFHTRLEQRIAQCGNPVCLGMDPVLKLIDPCCPQGSAEEKIKRFYSEILEEALRRGVTPAVVKPNSAYYECVSVQAMLVLQQLIADYRSAGIPVVLDAKRGDIGKSSAAYANAAYDVYGADAVTVSPWMGSDSVGPFIRENSENGAYVLLRTSNKGAHDFQDMTVVRSDDPRDNAQAFYSVADKIMEWDGSLGYLGAVVGATHPEELEQITAYTVAKKHEIPFLIPGVSIPGVPGGQGGDAKTVLTAIANGGGKRKFHVLNSSSGLNFAWQRSGKPENFAVDCIDALEKLAEACNF, encoded by the coding sequence ATGGCGAATTTCCATACACGTCTCGAGCAGCGTATTGCCCAGTGCGGCAACCCGGTGTGCCTCGGCATGGACCCGGTGCTCAAGCTTATCGACCCGTGCTGCCCGCAGGGGAGTGCCGAAGAGAAAATCAAGCGCTTCTATTCCGAAATTCTGGAAGAGGCGCTCCGGCGTGGCGTTACGCCCGCGGTGGTGAAGCCGAACAGCGCTTACTACGAATGCGTGAGCGTGCAGGCGATGCTTGTGCTGCAGCAGTTGATTGCCGACTACAGGAGTGCGGGCATTCCCGTGGTTCTCGACGCGAAGCGCGGCGATATCGGCAAGTCGAGTGCGGCATACGCGAACGCGGCCTACGATGTGTATGGTGCAGACGCGGTTACGGTTTCGCCCTGGATGGGGTCCGATTCCGTTGGCCCGTTCATCCGCGAGAATTCCGAGAACGGCGCGTACGTGCTGCTCCGTACGAGCAACAAGGGTGCGCACGATTTCCAGGACATGACCGTTGTCCGTAGCGATGACCCGCGCGACAATGCGCAGGCGTTCTACTCCGTTGCCGACAAGATTATGGAATGGGACGGCAGTCTCGGTTACCTGGGTGCGGTCGTGGGCGCGACTCACCCCGAGGAACTCGAGCAGATTACCGCCTACACGGTCGCGAAGAAGCACGAAATCCCGTTCCTGATTCCGGGCGTGTCTATCCCCGGTGTCCCCGGTGGGCAGGGCGGCGATGCGAAGACGGTACTTACCGCAATCGCGAACGGTGGCGGCAAGCGCAAGTTCCACGTGCTCAACAGCAGTAGCGGTCTCAACTTTGCATGGCAGCGTAGCGGCAAGCCCGAAAACTTCGCGGTCGACTGCATCGATGCGCTCGAAAAACTCGCCGAGGCCTGCAATTTTTAG